Proteins from a genomic interval of Elusimicrobiota bacterium:
- a CDS encoding Gfo/Idh/MocA family oxidoreductase: protein MLDKQKIRFGLVGAGGGISKRRGSAILENPDSEVTLICETDENKWEKLKEKYNVKITKDYREVVSSPEVDAVAISTPNIFHYEIIKEALKNGKHTVSEYPMVQNLAQYDELVKLAEGKKVVLHDGLTPRLEIQHKTIMNNLPRFGRLMSANYRYFAEGVNGWYWNPKLAGDFFCTCHMHFIDYQMAFFGEVESIYATKYMLQKECREIKTGYAVMKFKNGIYSVIEFGVGFTSASPNTLLVTGEQGYIEYRGDEHAMKFSGKTDKEGYFEIELPKVDTFAETLKEDTNLFIDEILGRRKPVVDSKLGREILRITLLASESAETGKVIKT, encoded by the coding sequence GTGTTAGACAAACAAAAAATAAGGTTTGGGCTTGTTGGAGCAGGTGGAGGCATATCTAAGAGGAGAGGCAGCGCTATTTTAGAAAATCCAGACTCTGAGGTGACACTCATCTGTGAAACTGATGAAAACAAGTGGGAAAAGCTAAAAGAAAAATATAACGTTAAGATAACCAAAGATTACAGGGAAGTTGTCTCTTCGCCTGAAGTGGACGCAGTGGCGATTTCAACACCGAATATTTTTCACTATGAGATTATAAAGGAAGCGCTAAAAAATGGTAAACATACTGTTTCAGAATATCCCATGGTGCAAAACTTGGCGCAGTATGATGAATTGGTAAAATTGGCAGAAGGGAAAAAAGTAGTACTGCATGATGGTTTAACTCCGCGTCTTGAAATTCAGCATAAAACTATAATGAATAATCTGCCGCGATTTGGGCGACTAATGTCAGCTAATTATCGCTACTTTGCGGAGGGAGTTAATGGATGGTACTGGAATCCGAAGTTAGCGGGAGATTTTTTCTGTACCTGCCATATGCACTTTATTGATTATCAAATGGCTTTTTTTGGAGAAGTTGAAAGTATATATGCGACAAAATATATGCTTCAAAAGGAATGCAGGGAAATAAAAACCGGCTATGCAGTAATGAAATTTAAAAATGGAATATATAGCGTAATAGAATTTGGAGTTGGTTTTACATCAGCTTCTCCGAATACACTTCTTGTTACCGGGGAACAAGGATATATCGAATATAGAGGGGATGAGCATGCAATGAAGTTCTCCGGAAAAACAGATAAAGAAGGATATTTTGAGATAGAATTACCTAAGGTTGATACCTTTGCCGAAACACTAAAAGAAGATACAAATTTGTTCATAGATGAGATTTTAGGTAGACGAAAACCGGTAGTAGATTCAAAATTAGGCAGAGAGATACTAAGAATTACTTTGCTTGCAAGTGAATCAGCGGAAACAGGAAAAGTTATTAAAACGTAG